From Yersinia hibernica, a single genomic window includes:
- a CDS encoding hotdog fold thioesterase: MLWKRTATLEQLNQQSQDCMVGHLSIEFTRFSDDELEATMPVDHRTTQPFGLLHGGASVVLAESLGSMAGYLCTTPGQQIVGLEVNANHIKAARSGKVRGCCRAIHVGRRHQVWQIEIFDEQNRLCCTSRLTTAVLSPTE, encoded by the coding sequence ATGCTTTGGAAACGCACGGCGACACTCGAACAGTTAAATCAGCAAAGCCAAGACTGTATGGTCGGGCATTTGAGTATTGAGTTTACTCGATTTTCCGACGACGAACTGGAAGCCACCATGCCGGTTGACCACCGGACAACACAACCCTTTGGCTTGCTGCATGGTGGGGCGTCGGTGGTGTTAGCAGAGTCGCTGGGTTCTATGGCCGGGTATTTATGTACCACACCGGGGCAACAGATAGTGGGGTTGGAGGTCAATGCCAACCATATCAAAGCGGCCCGCTCTGGCAAGGTACGTGGCTGTTGTCGTGCTATTCATGTTGGCCGCCGCCATCAGGTGTGGCAGATTGAGATTTTTGATGAACAAAACCGCCTGTGTTGCACTTCCCGCTTAACCACCGCGGTGTTATCGCCCACGGAATAA
- the sufA gene encoding Fe-S cluster assembly scaffold SufA, with amino-acid sequence MQQESVGTFSLDDNVWQGVTITDSAAAQITRLMQQDPEIKGLQLGVKQSGCAGFAYVMDMAKEPASDVLVFEHGSAKLYVPLKAMPFIDGTEVDYVREGLNQIFKFNNPKAQHSCGCGESFGV; translated from the coding sequence ATGCAACAGGAATCAGTCGGGACATTTTCCCTCGATGATAATGTTTGGCAGGGCGTGACGATAACCGACAGTGCCGCGGCACAAATTACGCGTCTCATGCAGCAAGACCCTGAAATAAAAGGGTTACAGCTTGGGGTCAAGCAATCTGGTTGTGCTGGGTTTGCTTATGTAATGGATATGGCTAAGGAGCCAGCCAGTGATGTATTGGTGTTCGAGCACGGTAGCGCCAAGCTTTATGTGCCGTTGAAAGCGATGCCGTTTATCGATGGCACCGAGGTGGATTATGTCCGCGAAGGACTCAATCAGATTTTTAAATTTAATAATCCTAAAGCTCAGCATTCCTGCGGGTGTGGCGAGAGTTTTGGCGTTTGA
- the sufB gene encoding Fe-S cluster assembly protein SufB has translation MTRSNVEVPDDVQAWVSDGRYKEGFFTQLATDELAKGLNEDVIRAISAKRNEPEWMLEFRLGAYRSWLEMEEPHWLKAHYNSLDYQDYSYYSAPSCGSCDDSCDSQPGAVQQSSADSAAPRDLSEQALNEYLTAEVESAFAQLGVPVREGAEVAVDAIFDSVSVATTYRGKLAEQGIIFCSFGEAIQEYPDLVRKYLGSVVPAKDNFFAALNAAVASDGTFVYVPKGVRCPMELSTYFRINAAKTGQFERTILIADEDSYVSYIEGCSAPVRDSYQLHAAVVEVILHKNAEVKYSTVQNWFAGADSTGGILNFVTKRALCEGAGSKMSWTQSETGSAITWKYPSVILQGDNSIGEFFSVALTNGHQQADTGTKMIHIGKNTKSTIIAKGISAGHSQNTYRGLVKILPGADNARNFTQCDSMLIGPDSGAHTFPYVEVRNNSAQLEHEATTSKIGDDQLFYCLQRGISEDDAISMIVNGFCKDVFSELPLEFAVEAQKLLAISLEHSVG, from the coding sequence ATGACACGAAGCAATGTAGAAGTTCCAGATGATGTGCAGGCTTGGGTCAGCGATGGTCGCTACAAAGAAGGTTTTTTTACACAACTTGCGACTGATGAATTGGCGAAAGGCCTCAATGAGGATGTCATTCGCGCCATTTCAGCGAAGCGTAATGAACCGGAATGGATGTTGGAATTTCGTCTCGGTGCCTATCGCAGCTGGCTGGAAATGGAAGAGCCGCACTGGCTGAAAGCACATTATAACAGCCTGGATTATCAGGATTATAGCTATTACTCCGCGCCGTCATGTGGCAGCTGTGATGATAGCTGTGATTCGCAGCCCGGAGCGGTACAACAATCATCTGCCGACAGTGCAGCGCCACGAGATCTGTCTGAGCAGGCGCTGAATGAGTACCTCACCGCCGAGGTGGAATCTGCTTTTGCCCAGTTAGGGGTTCCGGTGCGTGAAGGGGCTGAGGTGGCCGTTGACGCCATTTTTGACTCCGTTTCGGTGGCGACCACTTACCGGGGCAAACTGGCCGAGCAGGGCATTATTTTTTGCTCTTTCGGCGAAGCCATTCAGGAATACCCAGATTTAGTGCGTAAGTATTTGGGCTCCGTGGTGCCGGCCAAAGATAACTTTTTTGCCGCACTCAATGCCGCGGTGGCCTCTGACGGCACCTTTGTCTATGTCCCCAAAGGTGTGCGTTGCCCGATGGAGCTCTCGACCTACTTTCGCATTAACGCCGCCAAAACCGGGCAGTTTGAGCGCACTATTTTGATTGCCGACGAAGACAGCTATGTCAGTTATATCGAAGGATGCTCTGCACCCGTTCGTGATAGTTATCAGTTACATGCGGCAGTGGTTGAGGTCATTTTGCATAAAAATGCAGAAGTGAAATATTCCACCGTGCAGAACTGGTTTGCTGGGGCTGACAGCACGGGCGGCATTCTCAATTTTGTGACCAAGCGCGCATTGTGTGAAGGGGCCGGGTCGAAAATGTCGTGGACTCAATCAGAGACCGGTTCGGCCATTACTTGGAAATACCCCAGTGTGATTTTGCAGGGCGATAACTCCATCGGTGAGTTTTTCTCTGTCGCCCTAACTAACGGTCATCAGCAGGCGGATACTGGCACCAAAATGATCCACATTGGCAAAAACACCAAATCAACAATTATCGCCAAGGGGATCTCTGCCGGTCATAGCCAAAATACCTATCGTGGTTTGGTGAAAATACTGCCCGGTGCGGATAACGCCCGTAATTTCACGCAATGTGACTCGATGCTAATTGGCCCGGACTCTGGCGCTCACACTTTCCCATATGTGGAAGTGCGCAATAACTCGGCGCAATTGGAGCACGAAGCGACAACCTCAAAAATTGGTGATGACCAACTGTTTTATTGTTTGCAGCGCGGCATCAGCGAAGATGATGCCATCTCAATGATTGTTAATGGTTTTTGTAAGGATGTATTCTCCGAGTTGCCGTTGGAGTTTGCTGTTGAAGCACAAAAATTGTTAGCGATTAGCCTGGAACACAGTGTCGGTTAA
- the sufC gene encoding Fe-S cluster assembly ATPase SufC, producing the protein MLSIKNLKVSVEGNEILKGVDLAIKPGEVHAIMGPNGSGKSTLSAVLAGREEYEVTEGSVTFKNKDLLVLDPEDRAGEGVFLAFQYPVEIPGVSNHFFLQTAVNAVRKYRQQDSLDRFDFSDFIEEKIELLKMPADLLTRSVNVGFSGGEKKRNDILQMAALEPSLCILDETDSGLDIDALKIVANGVNSLRNEERAFIIVTHYQRILDYVKPDFVHVLYQGRIIKSGDFTLVKQLEEQGYGWLTDQQ; encoded by the coding sequence ATGTTAAGCATCAAGAATTTAAAAGTGAGTGTGGAAGGTAACGAGATCCTCAAAGGGGTAGATTTAGCGATAAAACCCGGTGAGGTGCATGCCATTATGGGGCCGAATGGCTCAGGTAAAAGTACCTTGTCGGCGGTATTGGCTGGGCGCGAAGAGTATGAGGTCACCGAGGGCAGTGTGACTTTCAAAAACAAAGACTTATTGGTGTTGGATCCCGAAGATCGTGCCGGTGAAGGGGTGTTTCTGGCTTTCCAGTATCCCGTGGAGATTCCTGGGGTAAGCAACCATTTCTTCCTGCAAACAGCCGTTAATGCGGTACGCAAATATCGCCAGCAAGATTCACTGGATCGCTTTGATTTCTCAGACTTTATTGAAGAAAAGATTGAATTACTCAAAATGCCCGCAGACTTGCTGACTCGCTCGGTTAATGTGGGGTTCTCTGGCGGCGAGAAAAAACGCAATGACATTTTGCAGATGGCGGCGCTGGAGCCCTCATTATGCATTCTGGATGAAACTGACTCCGGTCTGGATATCGATGCCCTGAAAATTGTCGCCAATGGGGTGAACTCGCTGCGTAATGAAGAGCGCGCGTTTATCATTGTGACCCACTATCAGCGTATCCTCGATTACGTCAAACCTGATTTTGTCCACGTGTTATATCAGGGGCGTATTATTAAGTCTGGTGATTTCACCTTAGTGAAGCAGTTGGAGGAGCAAGGCTATGGCTGGCTTACCGACCAACAGTAA
- the sufD gene encoding Fe-S cluster assembly protein SufD produces the protein MAGLPTNSNIPKQQRILDEQRVHALAHFGQLFQQHQSDKGAEVTAHWQQVLKLGFPNLKHEDWKYTPLERLFAHRFRFACAPRVTATQRDELSLVQDAHRLVFIDGCYAPELSDSECGPYQLAPLTEKSQFPAAIQSEVFLHLTESLAQESLYIRLPAGQHSDKPLYLLHISSGNDSDIVNTSHYRHHLAIEASAQAQVIEHFVSLNQQPHYTGARLTMSVGDNAELNHCKLAFEATQSYHFAHNDITLSRDARVRSDSFLLGAGLTRHNTSAQLNGEGATLSINSLLLPIGREICDTRTYLEHNKGYCESRQLHKTMVRERGKAVFNGMIKVAQHALKTDGQMTNNNLLLSQLAEVDTKPQLEIYADDVKCSHGATVGRIDAEQLFYLQSRGIHQADAQQMIIFAFAAELTEAIHHDTIRKVVLARIAERLARETL, from the coding sequence ATGGCTGGCTTACCGACCAACAGTAATATCCCAAAGCAACAACGTATTCTGGATGAACAGCGCGTCCATGCTTTGGCTCATTTTGGCCAGTTATTTCAGCAGCATCAAAGTGACAAAGGGGCTGAAGTCACGGCGCATTGGCAACAGGTACTGAAGTTGGGTTTCCCCAACCTCAAGCATGAAGATTGGAAATATACGCCACTGGAGCGCCTATTCGCCCATCGTTTCCGCTTCGCTTGTGCCCCTCGGGTGACAGCGACTCAGCGGGATGAGTTGTCATTGGTGCAAGATGCCCATCGATTGGTTTTCATTGATGGCTGCTATGCTCCAGAATTGAGTGACAGTGAGTGCGGCCCGTACCAACTGGCACCGCTAACTGAAAAATCTCAGTTTCCCGCGGCGATTCAATCGGAAGTGTTTCTACATTTGACCGAAAGTCTGGCGCAGGAAAGTTTATATATCCGCTTGCCCGCCGGGCAACACAGTGATAAACCGCTGTATCTGCTGCATATCAGTTCAGGTAATGACTCTGATATCGTGAATACCAGTCATTATCGTCACCATCTGGCGATTGAAGCTTCAGCACAAGCACAAGTGATTGAGCATTTTGTCAGCCTCAATCAACAACCGCACTATACCGGGGCGCGGCTGACCATGTCAGTGGGCGACAATGCAGAGTTGAACCATTGCAAACTGGCGTTTGAAGCGACTCAAAGTTACCATTTTGCCCATAACGATATCACCCTCAGCCGTGATGCGCGGGTTCGCAGTGACAGTTTCCTGCTCGGTGCCGGGCTAACCCGCCACAATACCAGCGCCCAGTTAAATGGCGAGGGCGCGACTTTATCCATTAATAGTCTGTTATTGCCCATAGGGCGCGAAATTTGCGATACCCGCACTTATCTGGAACATAACAAGGGCTATTGTGAAAGCCGTCAGTTGCACAAAACCATGGTGCGTGAGCGGGGCAAAGCGGTCTTTAATGGCATGATTAAAGTGGCTCAGCACGCACTAAAAACCGACGGCCAGATGACGAACAACAATTTGTTGCTCAGTCAATTGGCTGAAGTGGATACCAAGCCCCAACTGGAAATTTATGCCGATGATGTGAAATGCAGCCATGGGGCCACTGTGGGGCGCATTGACGCCGAGCAACTGTTTTATCTGCAATCGCGTGGTATCCATCAAGCGGATGCACAGCAAATGATTATTTTTGCTTTTGCCGCCGAATTGACCGAGGCCATCCATCACGACACTATCCGTAAAGTGGTGCTGGCCCGTATTGCTGAGCGGCTGGCGAGGGAGACACTATGA
- the sufS gene encoding cysteine desulfurase SufS, with translation MSLPNQPFPIEQVRADFPLLSRQVNGQPLAYLDSAASAQKPQVVIDRELNFYRAGYAAVHRGIHTLSGEATQQMEAVRSQVAEFIHAASAEEIVFVKGTTEAINLVANSYGRHHLKAGDSIIITEMEHHANIVPWQMLAKDIGIEIRVWPLTATGELELTALASLIDSTTRLLAITQVSNVLGTVNPIKDIVAQAKAAGLVVLVDGAQAIMHQPVDVQALGCDFYVFSGHKLYGPSGIGILYGRGELLQHMPPWEGGGAMIKTVSLTQGTTFADPPWRFEAGSPNTAGIMGLGAAISYVNQLGLTQIQQYEESLMQYALAQLSQIHSLKIYGPATRAGVIAFNLGGHHAYDVGSFLDQYGIAIRTGHHCAMPLMEFYQVPSMCRASLALYNTREEVDRLVSGLQRIEKLLG, from the coding sequence ATGAGTCTCCCCAATCAACCATTCCCTATTGAACAAGTCCGAGCCGATTTTCCTCTGCTCAGCCGGCAGGTTAATGGCCAGCCGCTGGCGTATCTGGACAGTGCTGCCAGCGCACAGAAGCCACAAGTGGTTATTGACCGGGAACTTAACTTTTATCGCGCAGGTTATGCGGCGGTTCACCGCGGTATCCACACCCTGAGTGGCGAGGCAACCCAACAGATGGAGGCGGTTCGCAGTCAGGTTGCCGAATTTATCCATGCTGCCAGCGCCGAAGAGATTGTGTTCGTCAAAGGAACCACTGAGGCCATTAATTTGGTGGCTAACAGTTATGGTCGCCATCACCTGAAAGCCGGTGACAGCATCATCATTACCGAGATGGAGCACCACGCCAATATTGTCCCTTGGCAGATGCTGGCAAAAGATATTGGCATTGAAATCCGTGTTTGGCCGCTGACAGCAACAGGTGAACTTGAACTCACCGCTTTGGCGAGTTTGATTGACAGCACCACTCGATTGCTGGCTATCACTCAGGTTTCCAATGTGTTGGGGACGGTGAACCCCATCAAAGACATTGTGGCTCAAGCTAAAGCTGCGGGTTTAGTGGTGCTGGTGGACGGCGCGCAGGCCATCATGCATCAACCGGTGGATGTACAAGCGCTGGGCTGTGATTTCTATGTTTTCTCGGGCCACAAGCTGTATGGGCCATCAGGTATTGGCATTTTGTACGGCAGGGGCGAACTGTTACAGCACATGCCACCTTGGGAGGGGGGCGGGGCGATGATTAAAACCGTCAGCCTGACCCAAGGCACCACCTTTGCTGACCCGCCGTGGCGTTTTGAAGCGGGCTCGCCAAATACGGCTGGCATTATGGGCCTTGGTGCGGCCATCAGTTATGTGAATCAGTTGGGCCTAACTCAGATCCAACAGTATGAAGAGTCGCTGATGCAGTATGCATTGGCGCAACTGAGCCAGATTCACAGCCTGAAAATTTATGGCCCGGCCACTCGAGCCGGGGTCATCGCCTTCAATCTTGGGGGGCATCATGCCTATGATGTGGGCAGTTTCCTCGATCAATACGGTATTGCGATTCGTACCGGGCATCATTGTGCCATGCCGCTGATGGAATTTTACCAAGTGCCGAGCATGTGCCGCGCCTCACTGGCACTTTATAATACCCGCGAGGAAGTTGACCGGCTGGTCAGTGGGCTACAGCGCATCGAAAAATTGCTGGGCTGA
- the sufE gene encoding cysteine desulfuration protein SufE, translating into MAGMPDRDKLIRNFSRSNNWEEKYLYIIELGAQLPPLTEAQRQPENLISGCQSQVWIAMTPSAEGTVIFAGDSDAAIVKGLVAVVFILYQGLTPQQIIDLDVRPFFADLALSQHLTPSRSQGLEAMIRAIRAKAAALNTH; encoded by the coding sequence ATGGCGGGTATGCCAGATAGAGATAAATTAATTCGTAACTTTTCCCGTAGCAATAATTGGGAAGAAAAATACCTGTATATCATTGAGTTGGGTGCACAGTTACCCCCGTTGACCGAAGCGCAGCGCCAGCCAGAGAATCTTATTTCTGGTTGTCAAAGCCAAGTGTGGATAGCAATGACGCCCTCCGCTGAGGGAACGGTGATTTTTGCTGGTGATAGCGACGCCGCTATCGTCAAAGGTTTAGTCGCCGTGGTCTTCATCTTGTATCAAGGTTTGACTCCGCAGCAGATAATTGATTTAGACGTTCGGCCTTTTTTTGCCGATTTAGCGCTAAGTCAACATTTAACTCCCTCGCGTTCCCAAGGGCTAGAAGCCATGATCCGCGCTATTCGTGCTAAAGCGGCGGCGCTAAACACGCATTAA
- a CDS encoding L,D-transpeptidase family protein — translation MKRALTLIGMLFATCLAGSITVANATEYPLPPANSRLIGENTTYTVPNDGRPLEAIAADYKIGLLGMLEANPGADPYLPLPGSVLTIPTQMLLPDTPREGIVINLAELRLYYFPKGQNKVVVYPIGIGQLGRNTPTMTTSVSQKIPNPTWTPTANIRKHYAADGVTLPAVVPAGPENPMGLFAMRLAAGKGEYLIHGTNANFGIGMRVSSGCIRLRPDDIEALFKSVPKGTRVQIINEPVKYSVEPDGKRYVEVHQPLSRVDSDDPQTMPIAISSSLQKFINDSQTDEQVVQEAIVRRAGMPVIVTVGETAPAQAPAAVAPQDEQQAQPQSQEQPTEPVIPNLVQPGPVYSAAN, via the coding sequence ATGAAACGTGCATTAACTTTGATTGGTATGTTATTCGCAACTTGTCTGGCGGGAAGTATCACCGTTGCCAATGCGACCGAGTATCCTCTGCCGCCAGCCAATAGTCGTCTGATTGGTGAAAATACTACTTATACCGTTCCAAATGATGGCCGTCCGCTTGAGGCTATTGCTGCCGACTATAAAATCGGTTTGTTGGGGATGCTGGAAGCAAACCCAGGCGCTGACCCGTATTTGCCGTTGCCGGGCTCGGTATTAACTATCCCGACTCAGATGTTGCTGCCTGATACTCCACGTGAGGGTATCGTCATCAACCTGGCTGAACTGCGTCTTTATTATTTCCCTAAAGGCCAGAACAAGGTTGTGGTATATCCTATCGGTATCGGCCAGTTAGGCCGTAATACTCCGACGATGACGACCTCAGTGAGCCAAAAGATCCCGAATCCAACTTGGACGCCAACAGCGAATATCCGTAAGCACTACGCCGCCGACGGTGTTACCTTGCCTGCGGTCGTTCCTGCGGGGCCGGAAAACCCTATGGGGCTGTTCGCAATGCGCTTGGCGGCCGGGAAGGGGGAGTATCTGATCCACGGCACCAACGCTAACTTCGGTATTGGCATGCGTGTTAGCTCCGGCTGTATCCGTTTACGTCCGGATGACATCGAAGCGCTGTTCAAATCAGTACCTAAAGGTACTCGCGTGCAAATCATCAACGAGCCGGTTAAATATTCTGTTGAGCCAGACGGCAAACGTTATGTGGAAGTGCATCAGCCATTGTCTCGTGTAGACAGTGATGACCCACAAACGATGCCAATTGCTATCAGCAGCAGCCTACAGAAGTTTATTAACGACAGCCAGACTGATGAACAAGTGGTGCAGGAAGCGATTGTACGCCGTGCTGGCATGCCGGTTATCGTTACGGTAGGTGAGACTGCCCCTGCGCAAGCTCCGGCGGCTGTAGCGCCGCAGGATGAGCAACAGGCGCAACCGCAGAGTCAAGAACAACCGACTGAACCTGTAATCCCTAACTTGGTTCAACCAGGCCCAGTTTACTCTGCGGCGAACTAA
- a CDS encoding major outer membrane lipoprotein: protein MNRTKLVLGAVILASTMLAGCSSNAKIDQLSSDVQTLNAKVDQLSNDVNAIRSDVQAAKDDAARANQRLDNQAHAYKK, encoded by the coding sequence ATGAATCGTACTAAACTTGTACTGGGCGCGGTAATTCTGGCTTCTACTATGCTGGCTGGTTGTTCAAGCAATGCTAAAATCGATCAACTGTCTTCTGACGTTCAAACTCTGAACGCTAAAGTTGACCAACTGAGCAACGACGTGAACGCAATCCGTTCTGACGTTCAAGCAGCTAAAGACGATGCAGCACGTGCTAACCAACGTCTGGACAACCAAGCTCACGCTTACAAGAAGTAA
- the pykF gene encoding pyruvate kinase PykF — protein sequence MKKTKIVCTIGPKTESKEMLTKLLNAGMNVMRLNFSHGDYEEHGQRIKNIRAVMAETGLKAGILLDTKGPEIRTMKLEGGKDAALVAGQTFTFTTDQSVIGNNSIVAVTYPGFAADLKIGNTVLVDDGLIGMEVTEVTESTVVCKVLNNGDLGENKGVNLPGVSIQLPALAEKDKADLIFGCEQGVDFVAASFIRKRSDVLEIREHLKAHGGEHIQIISKIENQEGLNNFDEILEASDGIMVARGDLGVEIPVEEVIFAQKMMIEKCNRARKVVITATQMLDSMIKNPRPTRAEAGDVANAILDGTDAVMLSGESAKGKYPLESVTIMATICERTDRIMPSRIETLNDNRKMRITEAVCRGAVETAEKLEAKVIVVATGGGKSAKSVRKYFPTATILALTTNETTARQLILTKGVITQLVNEIASTDDFYRIGKEAALASGLAQKGDVVVMVSGALVPSGTTNTSSVHVL from the coding sequence ATGAAAAAGACTAAAATTGTTTGTACTATCGGCCCAAAAACCGAATCCAAAGAGATGCTGACGAAACTGCTGAATGCGGGCATGAACGTTATGCGCTTAAACTTCTCGCACGGTGACTATGAAGAACATGGCCAACGTATCAAGAATATTCGTGCTGTTATGGCTGAAACTGGCCTCAAAGCCGGTATTTTGCTCGATACCAAAGGCCCTGAAATTCGCACCATGAAACTGGAAGGCGGTAAAGATGCCGCTCTGGTTGCTGGCCAAACGTTCACTTTCACCACTGACCAAAGTGTTATTGGCAACAACAGCATTGTAGCGGTGACCTACCCAGGTTTTGCTGCTGACCTGAAAATTGGCAACACCGTGCTGGTTGACGATGGTTTGATTGGTATGGAAGTGACGGAAGTCACTGAAAGCACAGTAGTATGTAAAGTGCTGAACAATGGTGATTTGGGTGAAAATAAAGGCGTTAACCTGCCAGGCGTTTCTATCCAACTGCCAGCACTGGCTGAAAAAGATAAAGCTGACCTTATCTTTGGTTGTGAGCAAGGCGTAGACTTCGTAGCGGCATCCTTTATTCGTAAGCGTTCAGACGTACTGGAAATCCGCGAACACCTGAAAGCACACGGTGGCGAGCACATCCAGATCATCTCTAAAATTGAAAACCAGGAAGGTCTGAATAATTTCGACGAAATCCTGGAAGCCTCTGACGGTATCATGGTTGCCCGTGGTGACCTGGGTGTTGAGATCCCAGTTGAAGAAGTTATCTTCGCCCAGAAGATGATGATTGAAAAATGTAACCGCGCACGCAAAGTTGTCATTACCGCAACACAAATGCTCGATTCCATGATCAAAAACCCGCGCCCTACCCGTGCAGAAGCTGGTGACGTGGCTAACGCCATTTTAGACGGTACAGATGCCGTGATGCTGTCTGGTGAAAGTGCTAAGGGTAAGTACCCATTAGAGTCTGTCACCATCATGGCGACCATCTGTGAGCGTACAGACCGTATCATGCCTAGCCGCATCGAAACACTGAACGACAACCGCAAAATGCGTATTACTGAAGCCGTTTGCCGTGGTGCAGTAGAAACCGCTGAAAAACTGGAAGCAAAAGTGATTGTTGTGGCCACTGGCGGCGGTAAATCTGCCAAGTCAGTGCGTAAATACTTCCCAACCGCCACTATTTTGGCGCTGACCACTAATGAAACCACCGCGCGTCAGTTAATCCTGACCAAAGGTGTGATTACTCAGCTGGTCAACGAAATTGCCTCAACAGATGACTTCTACCGCATCGGTAAAGAAGCCGCGCTGGCGAGCGGTTTGGCACAAAAAGGCGACGTGGTCGTCATGGTTTCTGGTGCATTAGTGCCAAGTGGCACCACCAATACCTCTTCCGTGCACGTTTTATAA
- a CDS encoding MATE family efflux transporter: MQKYIVEARSLLALAIPVVIAQLSQTAMGVVDTIMAGSVSATDMAAVAVGTSIWLPAILFGHGLLLALTPTVAQLNGSGRRSQIAHQVRQGFWLALCVSLLIMLVLYNSDHVIKQMHNIDPVLADKAVGFLHAIMWGAPGYLFFQVLRNQCEGLSKTKPGMVIGFIGLLVNIPINYIFIYGKFGAPALGGVGCGVATGTVYWVMFLMMRWYVTRARSQQDIKLEKGFAAPDWQVMKRLGGLGLPVALALFFEVTLFAVVALLVSPLGIVAVAGHQIALNFSSLMFMLPMSLSVAATIRVGFRLGQGAVENAKVAAYTSIAVGLMLACVTAVFTVIFREHIALLYNKTPEVVVMASHLMLLAALYQLSDAIQVIGSGVLRGYKDTRSIFFITFTAYWLLGLPSGYILGLTDYIVPAMGPSGFWIGFVIGLTSAAILMALRIRWLQKQPAVYILQKAAH; this comes from the coding sequence GTGCAGAAGTATATTGTCGAAGCGCGTAGCTTATTGGCTCTCGCTATTCCTGTTGTTATCGCGCAATTGTCCCAAACAGCCATGGGCGTGGTGGATACCATTATGGCCGGTTCTGTCAGTGCGACAGATATGGCTGCCGTGGCGGTGGGCACCTCCATCTGGCTACCGGCTATTTTATTCGGCCACGGATTATTATTAGCGCTGACCCCCACCGTCGCACAACTTAATGGCTCAGGGCGGCGCAGCCAGATTGCTCATCAGGTCAGGCAAGGCTTCTGGCTGGCACTCTGTGTCTCATTGCTTATTATGCTGGTGCTCTATAACAGTGACCACGTTATTAAGCAGATGCACAATATTGACCCGGTACTGGCCGATAAAGCGGTGGGTTTCTTGCATGCCATTATGTGGGGTGCGCCCGGCTACTTATTTTTCCAGGTACTGCGTAATCAGTGTGAAGGATTATCCAAAACCAAACCCGGCATGGTCATTGGTTTTATTGGCTTACTGGTCAATATTCCGATTAACTATATTTTCATCTACGGTAAATTTGGTGCGCCGGCATTAGGAGGCGTCGGTTGCGGGGTGGCAACCGGAACCGTTTACTGGGTAATGTTCCTGATGATGCGGTGGTATGTGACGCGCGCCCGCTCACAGCAAGATATCAAACTGGAAAAAGGGTTTGCTGCACCGGACTGGCAAGTGATGAAACGGCTCGGAGGGCTGGGGTTACCCGTGGCGCTGGCGCTGTTTTTCGAAGTCACCTTGTTTGCCGTTGTCGCATTGTTGGTTTCGCCACTGGGTATTGTCGCCGTGGCTGGGCACCAAATTGCACTTAACTTCAGCTCATTAATGTTTATGTTGCCGATGTCACTGAGTGTCGCCGCCACCATTCGCGTTGGTTTCCGTCTCGGACAAGGGGCGGTCGAAAATGCCAAAGTGGCCGCTTATACCAGTATTGCGGTGGGTTTAATGCTGGCCTGTGTCACCGCGGTGTTTACTGTGATATTTCGCGAACACATTGCCCTGCTGTATAACAAAACCCCTGAAGTGGTGGTGATGGCCTCGCATCTCATGCTGCTGGCCGCACTTTACCAATTATCAGATGCTATTCAGGTAATCGGCAGCGGCGTATTACGCGGTTATAAAGATACGCGCTCAATCTTCTTTATTACTTTTACCGCCTATTGGCTTCTGGGGCTACCAAGTGGCTATATATTGGGGCTGACCGATTATATTGTGCCCGCGATGGGGCCAAGTGGTTTCTGGATTGGGTTTGTTATTGGCCTCACCTCGGCGGCCATATTAATGGCGCTGCGGATTCGTTGGTTACAAAAACAGCCCGCAGTTTATATTCTACAAAAAGCAGCACACTAA